A region from the Lycium barbarum isolate Lr01 chromosome 8, ASM1917538v2, whole genome shotgun sequence genome encodes:
- the LOC132605021 gene encoding uncharacterized protein LOC132605021: protein MAEVKAGSGTTMGGGGLQFVLHVVRGRWFSLFASFLIMSGAGATYLFGTYSQEIKLSLGYDQTTLVLLGFFKDFGANVGVLSGLIAEVSPTWFVLLVGAAMNFTGYFMIWLSVIGKISKPKVWQMCIYICIGANSQNFANTGALVTSVRNFPESRGNMIGLLKGFTGLSGAIMTQLYLAVYGNDAQSLILLIAWLPAALSVVFVYTIREMKVVRQPNQQTVFYYCLLISIVLALFLMVMTLIEKAIPFSHAAYVVTATVSCALLFSPLLVFIREELAIWRQMKQPSVSGSANTITENHPPVMVEKEKDMNQIPQLPKEINNSKTTSCFSNIFLEKPARGEDYTILQALLSTDMLILFLATLCGLGSSLTAVDNMGQIGGSLGYPETTVKSFVSLLSIWNFFGRIFSGFVSESLLVRYKFPRTLMMTLVLLVSCIGLLMIAFPFPGSVYVASIIIGFSFGAQLPLLFTIISELFGLKYYSTLFNCGQLASPLGSYILNVKFTGPLYDREALRDLQKKGLTRASVKELTCMGNQCYRLAFIILASVTFFGAMASLVLVARTRQFYKGDIYKKFRELSEAPDTELASSNSINKTRKQAKK from the exons ATGGCTGAGGTGAAAGCGGGTAGTGGCACCACCATGGGAGGTGGAGGCCTCCAATTTGTGTTACACGTGGTTCGAGGTCGATGGTTCTCACTTTTCGCCTCTTTCCTCATCATGTCCGGAGCGGGGGCTACATACCTTTTCGGTACATACTCCCAAGAAATAAAACTCTCTCTAGGATATGATCAGACCACACTTGTTCTCTTAGGTTTCTTCAAGGATTTTGGAGCTAACGTCGGAGTTCTCTCTGGCCTAATAGCCGAGGTAAGCCCAACATGGTTCGTGCTCCTAGTTGGTGCAGCTATGAACTTCACAGGTTACTTTATGATATGGCTTTCGGTTATTGGCAAGATTTCCAAGCCAAAAGTTTGGCaaatgtgtatatacatatgcattGGAGCAAATTCTCAGAATTTTGCAAATACAGGAGCCCTTGTTACCTCTGTGAGGAACTTCCCCGAGAGTAGAGGTAACATGATAGGTCTTTTGAAAGGATTTACAGGTCTAAGTGGAGCTATAATGACACAATTATATTTGGCTGTTTATGGAAATGATGCTCAATCACTTATCCTCCTTATTGCCTGGCTGCCAGCTGCGTTATCGGTAGTTTTTGTCTATACTATTCGAGAAATGAAAGTCGTTAGGCAACCAAATCAGCAAACTGTTTTCTACTATTGCTTGTTAATATCGATCGTTCTAGCATTGTTTCTTATGGTTATGACACTGATCGAGAAAGCAATACCATTTTCTCATGCTGCCTATGTTGTAACCGCCACTGTCTCCTGTGCTTTACTTTTCTCCCCTCTTTTAGTTTTCATTAGAGAGGAGCTGGCTATCTGGCGTCAAATGAAACAACCGTCAGTTAGTGGATCTGCAAACACAATCACCGAAAATCATCCACCAGTAATGGTGGAGAAGGAGAAGGACATGAACCAAATCCCACAGCTTCCAAAAGAAATCAACAACTCTAAGACAACCTCTTGTTTTTCAAACATCTTCCTTGAAAAACCAGCAAGAGGAGAAGATTATACCATCTTACAAGCACTCCTAAGTACTGATATGTTGATTCTGTTCCTTGCTACATTATGTGGACTCGGATCAAGTCTAACCGCAGTTGATAACATGGGTCAGATAGGTGGATCTTTAGGATATCCGGAGACTACCGTTAAATCTTTTGTGTCGCTTCTCAGCATATGGAATTTTTTCGGGAGAATTTTCTCGGGATTTGTGTCTGAAAGCTTGCTAGTGAGGTACAAATTTCCTAGAACCCTTATGATGACATTAGTCCTTTTGGTCTCATGCATCGGCCTCCTTATGATCGCCTTCCCTTTCCCCGGTTCAGTGTACGTGGCATCTATAATCATCGGCTTCTCATTTGGTGCTCAATTGCCATTACTTTTCACAATCATTTCTGAGCTCTTTGGATTGAAGTACTATTCGACATTGTTCAATTGTGGGCAATTGGCTAGTCCTCTTGGCTCATACATCTTGAATGTGAAATTTACTGGACCACTTTATGATAGGGAGGCATTGAGGGATCTCCAGAAAAAAGGTTTGACTAGAGCATCTGTTAAGGAACTGACTTGTATGGGTAACCAATGTTATCGGCTCGCGTTCATTATCCTGGCCAGTGTTACATTTTTTGGAGCTATGGCCTCTTTGGTTTTGGTTGCGAGAACTCGACAGTTTTACAAAGGAGATATATACAAGAAGTTCAGAGAGCTATCAGAGGCACCTGATACAGAATTGGCTTCTTCAAACAGTATTAATAAGACACG CAAACAGGCCAAAAAATGA